CGAGATGCTGCTCCGGGCTCGCCGGGATGGGGAGGAGCCGGAGCTGTCGGACGAGCAGCTGCGCTCCAACGACCAGCTCCAGGAAGACGAGGTAACCTACCCCCGCTCCGCTCGCCCACCCCCCCACTCCTTGATCGAATCGATGCCTCGTCGTCCGGTCATCCCGTCCGCCGCGTGCCTCTACCCCTTGCAGTTCTAGCCCTTGCGGGCTAGGATTCGTCGGGTTACTTCTAGTTCTACTGTTCTAGGCTTCGTCAGTTAAGTTACAGATCGCAGACTTGCAGTTCATTATCAGTGTTATCGATTCCTCTCAGTGGTCCTTCTCTCATCGAGTCTCATCGAGGTTGCCATCTGAAACTAACAGTGGTGATTGTAAGATCATAGAGTAATTTTacatccttaaaaaaaagggaaaattggaaccatgcaattataattttgcaaaattctaaaaaaaataccagGAGTTACTACACTTTCTAGcataaaatttgatacctccGAATACTAAGTATTTTGAGGTACCAAAAAATTTAGCGTAAAATTAGCTACCTCGAGGTATTTTTTCACGGACTATAAAATCTCTCAAGATTCATAAATACATAATGTTGCTACTCTGCCACTGTCAGTGGTCTAAACAAACTTCGAAACTGGAAGCCCGCGTACAGCCATCTATTAGTCTAAACTCTAAAGCATAACTAGAATGACACTTGCAATAGTTGCAAAGTAAATATCTAATTTGTAAAAATCATTAGCAATAATCAGTAAGTATAACCGCCAATCTTTTTTTCCAAACATACTCTAAACTGCTATTTGTTATGTCACATGATTGCTCAGATGCTGGCACTAGAGGCAATTTATGGAGacaatataagcattttaaGTGCAAAGGATGGACTACGTTGTTTCCAGGTACATATGTTTATTAGTCACATATGATTCATTATCCGTCACAGACCAACAAAACTTACAAATACCTTTTCTGTTGTCACTTGTTTGAAGGTCCATGTGCACTGCGAAATTCCTGATGGCATCAGTGTATCCGCAGAGCTATCTCGGGATGATAATCGTGACCAGAACAGTCGATTCTTTGACACATTCAGCGTCCAGCACTTGGCTCCAATTTCATTCACATGCCTTATGCCTCCATCATACCCAAGCCATCATGCTCCGTACTTTACTCTCAGTTCACAGTGGTTGGACACTGTGAAAGTTTCCTCCCTTTGCCTCATGCTGGACACAATCTGGTCACAACAACTTGGACTGGAAGTAGTTTATGGGTGGGTGCAATGGCTGCAGAGCTCTGCACTTTCTCATCTTGGTTTTAATGATGGTATAGTCATACAACAGCCTGATAGTATGATGGGTCCTGTGGATGTTCGTGTTGTTGCAGAGATTGTGTCCGTAGAATCTGCTGTTCAATGGTTAATCAGCTACAATGAGGAGCAATGCCATGAATCTTTTCTAATTGGCCTTCATGACTGCATGATTTGTTTCACGGAGCGTGCAGGTAATTGGTATGCTTCAGTTCATACCTGTGTTGTGAAGATAATACTTTTCCCAGTGTTTACCTCCTATTGTTTCATAATTTCATCACTACCAGAACTGAAATTTTCAAAACATTATTCCATTACAAGCTTCTTTACCGAGTTTGTtatcacaaaaagaaaaatgatttgTAGTCAGTGCTCTGACAGGTAATTATATTCATGTCCCATTGTTCTAATGAATAACCATAGCAGTCAAAGTTCCATCATTTATGTTCAGTCTGGGCACTTTAAAATTGAATCCATATGTCTGTTCATTCCCCTCAGGTATTGACTTCATTAAACTTCCATGCGGGCATTACTTTTGTCAGAGGTGCATGGAAACGTACTCAAGGATGCATGTCGCAGAAGGAACAGTGCTGAAATTGCTGTGTCCTAATGACAAGTGCGGGGACATTATTCCTCCAAGTCTACTAAAGAGGATGCTAGGAGACAAAGATTTTGAACGATGGGAAAGATTGACACTTCAGAAGACTCTAGACTCAATGTCAGACGTGGCTTACTGTCCAAGATGTGTAACAGCTTGCCTGGAAGACGAGGAGAACAACGCCCAGTGCTCCAAGTGCTTCTTCAGCTTCTGCACCCGCTGCAGATACCTTCGTCATATAGGAGAGAGATGCATTAGTCCAGAAGAAAAACTTCTTTCCTTACAGGTAGCAAAATGGAATTACAGCACATGCTATATTCAACATCCAGCTAAATGCTACTGATTCATATTAGCTATGAATCAATCACTATCAGAGTCTTGTTTCAAAACAACCTTCTTAGAACAAGAGTACTCGGGAATGACAAAAGAGAGATTATTTGGTTAGTCTGAATTTGGTGAAAAAAATCTTTTATTTTAAACTTTTGTTTAAGAGTTGAATTGTGACTTATGAATCTAGTGAAGTGCTGGGCATAGAAATCTAGAGCATGGGAATGTGCCTTTCCAACATGGCTCTGGTGCTTAACAATTTGTTCTGcattaattatttaaaatttcagGCACTTAGCTAGCTCAGTGTCCAGCTACTGGTGATGACCAGATAATGGTGTCCAAGGATACCATTTGTGGATAAGTTGATTTCCTCACTGAAGTTGTGGTCCTAGAACCCTTCCTTTTAAAAGTTTCTAGAGAAGAGGAGTCAAGATAACTTTCTTGCATGTGATATATCTGTAGTTTGCATACAGTCAGTAACCGCACATGTATTAATTTCCTGGGGACACAGTAACACATTCTTGTACAAAATATGATTTCATTTGTGGTAATGTATTATTGATTATTTACCATAATGGAGTTCTATGCAAGGATAATTTGTATTGGATTACAATGTTTGATGTGATTCATTTAATACAGGATCGCAATAAGGTGCGTCAGTTAAGCAAAGGAAACTTTGCCAGGAGAATTAACTTGGCGAATGAGATATCCAGCATCAAGGAAGTGCTTCGTTCTTCTGTTCTGTGTCCACATTGTGGTACTGCCATCTCACGAGTATCAGGCTGCGACCACATGTTATGCAGTAACTGTAGGCAACCGTTCTGCTATTCCTGTGGCAAGCCACTGCATCGTGGCCATTCAAGGTACATTCTTCTGATGGCTCAAGTCTAGAATGATTCACTAAAAATTCTGTCATGTATCTATTTTCTTGATATCCTTTCTGAAACAGTGCCCCCTCCTCTTTAAGTGAACAGTGCAGAATTGATCAGGAGAATTCGGCAGGAGAAACACTGAAGGTGAATCCAAGTAGTTTGATCACAGAGATGAAGAAAGAACTGGTAGAGGAACGATCAAGACAGCATCCGTGCTCGACTTGTCGCCAACTAAATCCCAAGGTAATGCTGAGTTTTGACAtatcatatttttatataatggaTGAGGATTTTTCACATATCATATGTATTTGTGATTCTTCCTATTACGGTGATTGGAAGATAAGAATCTGACAAAACTAAATAAAGGATTGTATATTCAACAGCTGTAGTTTCCCTTTCACCTGATGTTGGTAAATGAAATGTTATCTCTGTTGTGAGCAGATGGGAAATAACAACCATATCTTCTGCTGGGCATGCCAAGTTCATTACTGTGCGCTGTGCCGCATGGTGGTGCGGAAGAGCTCGGAGCATTATGGTCCCCGTGGATGCAAGCAGCACAGTGTCGACCCCTAGATCCCTCCGGCTCGAGATAAGCAAAAATGTGACTCTCGTTCAGAACACATAGACTTGAGAGGTGATCCGTTGGCGGAGCATTGATCGGTTTCAGCTATGGTTTACTTCTTTCATCCGGACAATGTATGGTCTGTCATGAATTGTTTTGTCAAAGCAACCGAACTCTCAACCTCAAACGACATGTTCTCTCTATAATAATGTTTTCCATTGAAATGATTTCGTTTGTTTGATGTGTCAAGTGTGCGAGTGTACCTGTAACATAGTTGTAGCAGCAGGATATAGGGGGAAAAAGGTGAGTGAATTACATATTTACAGTTTGTGTCATCTTCTATTATGAAAGTTTTCTCcttttcgaattttttttatgaaagatTTACTTGGAACCACTCTTTGCCTAATATTTTTCTTTGGAGTAGTCACCTCTGCGATTGTTGCAATTTGGATCACACAAACACTCTTCTCTAGCAGACACTAATGTGTTGGAGCCGATGGGTTTGAGGTCATTTATGTGCTGAAGGCTAGTTTTGGGTTGTCTAAACcacaataaaaacaaaattacatAGTCCAAACTAACATTGTGGTAATAAAATGTGCCCATACTACagttccctcaaaaaaaaaagaaaagaaaaaaccgcTGCTTCATGCCATTTCCTTTGGTCTGGCCAGATATCTTAACCCGATTACGCCCACGACGTTCTAGCCCAATTAGGCCCACCAAGTTTTGTTGCGAGCCCATTACCAATCCAGACGAGAAGGCCCACTTCGAATCTGGGGCGTGCAACACGGAGCGCACCGCATCGTGTATCCGGTAGTACACCGCCACATCGTTGCTCGCGTCGCTTCGTCTCGTCCCGAAATGGCGGTGGGTTCCTTGCCGCGCGCGCACTGAATCGATCGGCCACGTCTCCTCCTCTCCGTTCCGTTGCTCGtacggcggcggagctccgcgCGGCGCTCCTGTTTAGTGCGAATCTGGTCGTTGCAACCAAAGCCCTAGCTTTGGAACTGGAAGCCTGGAGCGAAGGATGGAGAGCCCGAAGCGGAAGCTTGACGACGagtccggcggcgaggcggcggcggcggggctgcaCCTGCTGCTGCACGAGATGCTGCTCCGGGCTcgccgggagggggaggagccCGACCTGCTGCCGGACGAGCAGCTGCGCTCCAACGACCAGCTCCA
This window of the Oryza sativa Japonica Group chromosome 4, ASM3414082v1 genome carries:
- the LOC4336838 gene encoding uncharacterized protein isoform X2, whose product is METPRHDDESHGGAAATALLHEMLLRARRDGEEPELSDEQLRSNDQLQEDEMLALEAIYGDNISILSAKDGLRCFQVHVHCEIPDGISVSAELSRDDNRDQNSRFFDTFSVQHLAPISFTCLMPPSYPSHHAPYFTLSSQWLDTVKVSSLCLMLDTIWSQQLGLEVVYGWVQWLQSSALSHLGFNDGIVIQQPDSMMGPVDVRVVAEIVSVESAVQWLISYNEEQCHESFLIGLHDCMICFTERAGIDFIKLPCGHYFCQRCMETYSRMHVAEGTVLKLLCPNDKCGDIIPPSLLKRMLGDKDFERWERLTLQKTLDSMSDVAYCPRCVTACLEDEENNAQCSKCFFSFCTRCRYLRHIGERCISPEEKLLSLQDRNKVRQLSKGNFARRINLANEISSIKEVLRSSVLCPHCGTAISRVSGCDHMLCSNCRQPFCYSCGKPLHRGHSSEQCRIDQENSAGETLKVNPSSLITEMKKELVEERSRQHPCSTCRQLNPKMGNNNHIFCWACQVHYCALCRMVVRKSSEHYGPRGCKQHSVDP
- the LOC4336838 gene encoding uncharacterized protein isoform X1, whose product is METPRHDDESHGGAAATALLHEMLLRARRDGEEPELSDEQLRSNDQLQEDEMLALEAIYGDNISILSAKDGLRCFQVHVHCEIPDGISVSAELSRDDNRDQNSRFFDTFSVQHLAPISFTCLMPPSYPSHHAPYFTLSSQWLDTVKVSSLCLMLDTIWSQQLGLEVVYGWVQWLQSSALSHLGFNDGIVIQQPDSMMGPVDVRVVAEIVSVESAVQWLISYNEEQCHESFLIGLHDCMICFTERAGIDFIKLPCGHYFCQRCMETYSRMHVAEGTVLKLLCPNDKCGDIIPPSLLKRMLGDKDFERWERLTLQKTLDSMSDVAYCPRCVTACLEDEENNAQCSKCFFSFCTRCRYLRHIGERCISPEEKLLSLQDRNKVRQLSKGNFARRINLANEISSIKEVLRSSVLCPHCGTAISRVSGCDHMLCSNCRQPFCYSCGKPLHRGHSSAPSSLSEQCRIDQENSAGETLKVNPSSLITEMKKELVEERSRQHPCSTCRQLNPKMGNNNHIFCWACQVHYCALCRMVVRKSSEHYGPRGCKQHSVDP